One Amycolatopsis thermophila DNA segment encodes these proteins:
- the pdxA gene encoding 4-hydroxythreonine-4-phosphate dehydrogenase PdxA, with protein MARPIVAITMGDAAGVGPEVVVKALAEEQLYASCRPLVVGDAARLRKAVEITGVALTVEAVGSPEEGGYRAGVIDCLDLGVIPEDLPFGTLSPVAGDGAYRFVKVATELAVAGRVQAICTAPLNKEALHAAGHKYPGHTELLAALTGTPEVSMMLAAPKLRVVHVTTHIGLVDAVARIEPGLVARTIRRGDETLRKSGVARPRIAVCGINPHAGENGLFGHGEEEEKVAPAVEECRAEGIDVTGPLPADTVFFRAVRGDFDLVVAMYHDQGHGPVKVLGLDAGVNITIGLPVIRTSVDHGTAFDIAGTGKADAASMLEALRQAVELAPEAKEEQAS; from the coding sequence ATGGCACGTCCCATCGTCGCCATCACCATGGGGGACGCCGCGGGCGTCGGCCCGGAGGTCGTGGTCAAGGCACTGGCCGAGGAGCAGCTCTACGCCTCGTGCCGCCCGCTCGTCGTGGGCGACGCCGCGCGGCTGCGCAAGGCCGTCGAGATCACCGGCGTCGCGCTGACGGTCGAGGCCGTCGGGTCGCCGGAGGAGGGCGGGTACCGGGCGGGCGTGATCGACTGCCTGGACCTGGGCGTGATCCCCGAAGACCTGCCCTTCGGCACGTTGTCGCCGGTCGCGGGCGACGGGGCGTACCGGTTCGTCAAGGTCGCCACCGAACTCGCCGTCGCGGGCCGGGTGCAGGCGATCTGCACGGCACCGCTGAACAAGGAGGCGCTGCACGCGGCCGGGCACAAGTACCCGGGGCACACCGAGTTGCTCGCCGCGCTCACCGGCACGCCCGAGGTGTCGATGATGCTCGCCGCGCCGAAACTGCGCGTCGTGCACGTGACGACCCACATCGGGCTGGTGGACGCGGTCGCCAGGATCGAGCCCGGCCTGGTCGCGCGCACCATCCGGCGCGGGGACGAGACGCTGCGCAAGTCCGGCGTCGCGCGCCCGCGCATCGCGGTGTGCGGGATCAACCCGCACGCCGGCGAGAACGGGCTGTTCGGGCACGGTGAGGAGGAGGAGAAGGTCGCGCCCGCGGTCGAGGAGTGCCGGGCCGAGGGGATCGACGTCACCGGGCCGCTGCCGGCGGACACGGTGTTCTTCCGCGCCGTGCGCGGGGACTTCGACCTGGTGGTCGCGATGTACCACGACCAGGGGCACGGCCCGGTGAAGGTGCTGGGGCTCGACGCCGGGGTGAACATTACGATCGGCCTGCCGGTGATCCGCACCAGCGTGGACCACGGCACGGCGTTCGACATCGCGGGCACCGGAAAGGCCGATGCGGCCAGCATGCTGGAGGCGCTGCGGCAGGCGGTCGAGCTGGCGCCGGAGGCGAAGGAGGAGCAGGCGTCGTGA
- a CDS encoding DeoR/GlpR family DNA-binding transcription regulator yields MNASTRRAAIRDLLRTRPVGVDELAVRFDVTASTIRRDLAMLTEAGEIVRTYGGALAPGGDEQPLHERETMAGVEKAAIAREAEKHIEPGQLLFFDAGTTVGALAARLTGWRGISVASTGLTTINALADAEGVELIALGGVVRHISQGTVGPLTELALTRLTADAVYLSGDGVTAERGVCEASAEQAAVKRRLIEQAAAVFVLADASKLGRAGSHWWTPLPARWTLITDASATEQQLAPFHALPGVTVVVAEG; encoded by the coding sequence GTGAACGCGAGCACGCGGCGAGCCGCGATCCGGGACCTGCTGCGGACGAGGCCGGTCGGGGTCGACGAGCTCGCCGTGCGCTTCGACGTGACCGCGTCGACCATCCGCCGTGATCTCGCCATGCTCACCGAGGCCGGCGAGATCGTGCGCACCTACGGCGGCGCACTCGCCCCCGGCGGCGACGAACAACCGTTGCACGAGCGCGAAACGATGGCCGGCGTCGAGAAGGCGGCCATCGCGCGCGAAGCCGAGAAGCACATCGAACCGGGACAGCTGCTGTTCTTCGACGCGGGCACGACGGTCGGGGCGCTGGCTGCGCGGCTGACCGGCTGGCGCGGGATCAGCGTCGCCTCGACGGGCCTGACCACGATCAACGCGCTTGCCGACGCGGAGGGCGTGGAGCTCATCGCGCTCGGCGGCGTGGTGCGGCACATCAGCCAGGGGACGGTGGGGCCACTGACGGAGCTCGCCCTGACGCGGCTGACCGCCGACGCGGTGTACCTGAGCGGCGACGGCGTGACCGCGGAGCGCGGCGTGTGCGAGGCGAGCGCCGAGCAGGCTGCCGTGAAGCGGCGGCTGATCGAGCAGGCCGCGGCGGTCTTCGTCCTCGCCGACGCGAGCAAGCTCGGCCGAGCCGGCTCGCACTGGTGGACGCCGCTGCCCGCGCGATGGACGCTGATCACCGACGCGTCGGCGACCGAGCAGCAGCTCGCGCCGTTCCACGCCCTCCCCGGCGTGACGGTCGTCGTGGCTGAGGGGTAG
- a CDS encoding four-carbon acid sugar kinase family protein: MSDRLVIVADDLTGAADAAAAYGPSAGVTVSLDASAPLPDAEIVAVDTDSRHRGPAFAAAAVTAAVRAAAAAGIPVYKKIDSTLRGNIAAEVGAALRELSATALLAPAFPGTGRTVTGGILRVNGESLGDLRKLFHESGLRTALIPLETVRRGPSEVVAAYRAADADVICADAETEHDLAVLAAAGAALGPDVLLVGSAGLTRVAARSRGTGARAFPPPAPGSVLTVLGSYSGPAREQRAALMASGEVTAVAVAVAAPFGPPQQDRALAQLSHADADLLLVPDPAAAVERRNAAAVAAALAAVAGRYLAAHRETLAGLVLTGGETARAVLLAAGVTRFEVLGEVEPGVVRARVPGLGGLPLITKAGAFGEPGTLDRARRTLHLPAAHAAAAR; encoded by the coding sequence GTGAGCGACCGGCTCGTGATCGTCGCCGACGACCTCACCGGCGCGGCCGACGCCGCGGCCGCCTACGGGCCGTCCGCCGGCGTCACGGTGTCGCTCGACGCGTCGGCCCCGTTGCCGGACGCCGAGATCGTCGCCGTCGACACCGACAGCAGGCATCGCGGCCCCGCGTTCGCGGCCGCGGCCGTGACCGCCGCGGTGCGCGCCGCGGCCGCCGCCGGCATCCCGGTGTACAAGAAGATCGACTCGACGCTGCGCGGCAACATCGCCGCCGAGGTCGGTGCGGCGCTGCGCGAACTCTCCGCGACCGCGCTGCTCGCGCCCGCGTTCCCGGGCACGGGCCGGACCGTGACCGGTGGCATCCTGCGGGTCAACGGCGAGTCGCTCGGCGACTTGCGCAAGCTGTTCCACGAAAGCGGTTTGCGCACCGCGCTGATCCCGCTCGAGACAGTCCGTCGTGGACCGTCCGAAGTGGTCGCCGCCTATCGCGCCGCGGACGCCGACGTGATCTGCGCCGACGCGGAAACCGAGCACGACCTGGCGGTGCTGGCCGCCGCCGGGGCGGCGCTCGGGCCGGACGTCCTGCTCGTCGGCTCGGCCGGACTGACCCGGGTGGCGGCCCGCTCTCGCGGCACCGGCGCCCGGGCGTTCCCGCCGCCGGCGCCGGGTTCCGTGCTCACCGTGCTCGGCAGCTACTCGGGGCCGGCCCGCGAGCAGCGAGCCGCGCTGATGGCCTCCGGTGAGGTCACCGCGGTCGCGGTCGCGGTCGCGGCGCCGTTCGGTCCGCCGCAACAGGACCGCGCGCTCGCCCAGCTGTCCCATGCGGACGCGGACCTGCTGCTCGTGCCCGATCCCGCCGCGGCCGTCGAGCGCCGCAACGCCGCCGCCGTGGCCGCCGCGCTCGCCGCCGTCGCGGGCCGGTATCTCGCCGCGCACCGGGAAACGTTGGCAGGCCTCGTGCTCACCGGCGGCGAGACCGCCCGGGCCGTGCTGCTCGCCGCGGGCGTCACCCGGTTCGAGGTGCTGGGCGAGGTCGAGCCCGGCGTGGTCCGCGCCCGGGTGCCCGGGCTCGGCGGCCTGCCGCTGATCACCAAGGCGGGCGCGTTCGGCGAGCCGGGCACGCTCGACCGCGCTCGCCGCACGCTGCACCTGCCGGCCGCGCACGCCGCGGCCGCGCGCTGA
- a CDS encoding MFS transporter, with translation MQTTSETSAGTVSGSAYTRRERGMIITAAVSGWGLEYFDLVILSLLASNVASDFHVSTAAVGGVFTAQLAATAVGGVLFGWLADRYGRRRVLTWTIWIFAIGTGLGALAPNFGIFVLLRMVAGIGIGGEWATGFSLLNEAWSPKRRGLAGGAVQAAIWPAYAIGIFVAGAVPSWRWAFAIGAVPALFAVVIRFFCPESKQWQELRRARAAGELPPDDRQDSMRRLFRRGNVRLVVLGTLLVFGAQYSYYVYSSWMPTFLKTGLHLGASGTQTVLYVSAGISLVSYLAAGALGDRWGRKRSLLAFAAVQLVAFVAFAVFIAAHASVGAVIIAYYVISFGLGYFAIFGAWFGELFATPIRATGSSFCYSVGRGIASFGPGLVGLLAAKFGLGGGISTGLFAVAAMMVTARFLTDRSGRAITASE, from the coding sequence GTGCAGACGACTAGCGAGACGAGTGCGGGCACGGTCTCCGGCTCGGCCTACACCCGCCGCGAACGCGGCATGATCATTACGGCCGCGGTGAGCGGTTGGGGCCTGGAGTACTTCGACCTCGTCATCCTGTCGCTGCTGGCGAGCAACGTCGCGAGCGACTTCCACGTCTCCACCGCGGCGGTCGGCGGGGTGTTCACCGCACAGCTCGCGGCGACGGCGGTCGGCGGTGTGCTGTTCGGCTGGCTCGCCGATCGTTACGGCCGCCGCCGGGTGCTGACCTGGACGATCTGGATCTTCGCGATCGGCACCGGGCTCGGCGCGCTCGCGCCGAACTTCGGGATCTTCGTGCTGCTGCGGATGGTCGCCGGCATCGGTATCGGCGGGGAATGGGCCACCGGCTTCTCGCTGCTCAACGAAGCGTGGTCGCCGAAGCGCCGCGGGTTGGCCGGCGGGGCGGTGCAGGCCGCGATCTGGCCGGCGTACGCGATCGGGATCTTCGTCGCCGGCGCGGTGCCGAGCTGGCGATGGGCCTTCGCGATCGGTGCGGTCCCGGCCCTGTTCGCCGTCGTCATCCGGTTCTTCTGCCCGGAATCCAAGCAGTGGCAGGAACTGCGCCGCGCCCGCGCGGCGGGCGAGCTGCCGCCGGACGACCGCCAGGACTCGATGCGCCGCCTGTTCCGCCGGGGCAACGTGCGGCTCGTCGTGCTCGGCACGTTGCTCGTCTTCGGCGCGCAGTACTCCTACTACGTCTACTCGTCCTGGATGCCGACCTTCCTCAAGACGGGCCTGCACCTCGGCGCGAGCGGCACACAAACCGTGCTCTACGTCAGCGCCGGCATCTCGCTGGTGTCCTACCTGGCCGCCGGCGCGCTGGGCGACCGCTGGGGCCGGAAGCGCTCGCTGCTCGCCTTCGCCGCCGTGCAACTCGTGGCGTTCGTCGCCTTCGCGGTCTTCATCGCCGCGCACGCTTCGGTCGGTGCGGTGATCATCGCGTACTACGTGATTTCGTTCGGACTGGGCTATTTCGCCATCTTCGGCGCGTGGTTCGGCGAATTGTTTGCCACGCCGATCCGCGCCACCGGTTCGAGTTTCTGCTACTCCGTCGGGCGCGGCATCGCGAGCTTCGGCCCCGGGCTCGTCGGCTTGCTCGCGGCGAAATTCGGCCTGGGCGGCGG